The stretch of DNA AATTTTGTCTGTGCTTAAAGGCACTGACCTTCCAGATCCCCGGACTTCAGGAATTTGTCCTCATCCCCTCATCAGTCTCTGAAGCACAACCTTATTCAGGGATCTGGTCTTGATCGTCCTAACTGTACAGGGCTGGCCAGTGGGTTTCCAGACCTCTAAATTACTATACCCTTCCTATGCTGTCTggctctctctttccttctcaaggccagcctgagagCTAACAGAATCAGGATTTTGCTTGAAACATGGAGGAAAGCCCAGAGCCCTCCATGGAATCAGCTACTTTCTCAGCATAACATCAACCGACAATAGAAATCAGACCAGGTGTGATCATCATCatgaacatttatatttatttatcagttttgcAAGATcctatcaaataaataatttcacataTTTCATCCACTCGATAATTAAAATAGTCAGTAGAAGAAAAGACCTGAATGAAGAGCCCAGACCTTTATATTTTCATAGGGATTTGTTTCCCTTTTTGTGGTTCTCATGCACTTACCTATGAGAAATTCCTACAAGCCACTCTTCCTGTTTCAAGACTTTGAAGAACAATGCCTCCTGCGAGTCAGTTAATTCAGAATGGTGGGTTCAAGACAGCCCAGACAGCAATTCTTAGGCCAGCCAAGATGCACCCCATCACCCCTCTCATCTGGTAACAGTCCATCTACGGCAAGCAACTTCCCTCTTCTATGCCAGGGTCTCTCAACCAGGggactattgacattttgggccagagcTTTCTTTGGGAAGGGGGAGGAAAgtgctgtcctgtgcactgtaggttgtttagcagcatctctggcctgtATCCCGCAGATACCAGGagcaccccacccctgccctggtcATGATGatccaaaatgtctccagaattgccaaatatcccctgggGGAGCAAAATCAACCACCCGAccaccacccacccacacacacacccaaacttCTTCCTGGCACATCCGTTAGTCCAAGATCAGTGTTGCAAACACCCTTCAGGGAGGACAGGGCTCCAAGGACCATCACCTTTGCTCTTTGTTACCCAATAGAGCCAAGAAAGTAGTTCCTAGCAGCAGCAAGACATGGGAAAACGCTGCCTGCCAGTGAGGCTTGGGGCTCGCAAGGAATACATCCTCACCAAGGCCATAAGACTTCAATTTGTGGATGCTGGAAAACAGGGCATCAGGGAGGCAGGGGTCCACTGCTGAGATGTGTGACTGAGTGAGGTGCAAGGACTGGAGAGGCAGGTATGGACCCTCACCACACTTGATCTTACCTGTGGAAGTCTCCCCAACTTGTGGAAGTCACCAACATAGGATCTGCCAACTGTGTTTGAAAACAACCCCCTCATGGATTGATTCCCCTGGGCTAGTGCACACAGTTCCTCTGACTGCATTCAGCATGCGTTTCTTGACCCACAGTGGACCTTcacagcagggccctgggccatCTTCGCTGGCTCCTCTCAAGGACTAGAAGGGCCCAGCACCATCCCAGGATAGTCAAGTGCAAATCTCATCAGTCACCCTTCAAGTATTTAACAAGCCCACCCTGTAGATCCTCGCTACACACAGTGTCATCCACAGGCCGGCACAGGGGGAATCCCCTGGGAACTTGTCAGAAAAGAGGACTCTCAACGCCCTGCCCCAGAAGTTCTGAATCTAAGCCTGAACTTTAGCAAATTCCCCAGCTGCTGTCCATGGACATGAAAGTTGAGAAGCCCTAATGGAAGTAATgcaggaaagggagaagaggatcTCCTTCCCTCTAGAAGCTCACACTCCAGCAGAGAAGATGGGATATATAAAAATGAAGGTcagtacggtggctcatgcctgtaatcccagcactttgggaggccaaggtgggcggatcacggggtcaggagttcaagaccagcctgaccaacatggtgaaatccccatctctactaaaaatacaaaaattagccaggcatggtggtgcacgccagtaatcccagctacttgggaagctgaggcaggaaaatcgcttgaacccaggagttggaggttgcagtgatccaagatcgcgccactgcactccagcctgggcaacagagcgagactccgtctcaaaaaaaaaaatacacacacacgcacacacacaaattagctgggcatgatgccatgagcctgtaatcccaactactcgggaggctgaggcaggagaatcgcttgaacccagcaggcagaggttgcagtgagccgaggtcacaccactatactccagccaaaaagaaaaaaaggatatataaaaATGAGGCAAGGGAGCAGAGTGCAAGTCTACACCACCAAGCATGTTTTGGGAGGACGACACCTGGATGCTGAAGACCAAGACTAAGAGCTGCCTTAGCCACTTACTTCtactgagcctcaatttcctcatctgtaaagtgggaataacaCTTGCCCTGTCTACCTTACAGGATTGTCCTAAAGATCAAAAAGGATGGGAAAGCACTATTCTGATCTAAAGTACTATTTAATGTTAAAGGTACTCTAAATGCTACAGAGGTTCAGAGAAGAGAGGGCTCCGGGTGACTGGAAGAGTCTGGGAAGATCCAGCAGAGGGAGTTGGGGAGCTGGGAGTACTGAGTCATATGCTAAACCAGGTGCTGCAGTAAATAAAGCAAGATGGAAAAGTGCACATGCTGACCACTGCACCCAACACCGCctcaagcctgggccacagggagcTCCCACTGACCTACTTTCACCCACTAACTCCTCACAGTCTATGGAAGAGTAACACAGTGGGTCTCAGAAACACATACAGTGTTCACAAGTGCTTTACAGAAGACACAGAGCAAGCAGAGATGGTCTCTGTGGCAAGGCTGGCAAGAAGCTCAATTGCTGCAAAAGTTATTAACTCTGGGTTGGGGTAGAGGGCAATGGACTTTTTACCATTTTTCAGAGCTGACCTGTGAGGATGGCTAGATACTGCAAGAGGAtgcctggaggagggagaggtaaAAGAAATGAGCCAGTAATTTCTTGGGTAATAGTTTTCCTAGATAATGTTTATGAGCATTTGCTATGTACTTGATGttttcatacttaaaaaaaattaaacctcacTATGATCCTATCAGGCAGGGACTTTTGTCCCCActtcacagataaagaaactggaGATTTAGAATTTGAAGCCAGGTTGGTCTGCTTTCCATAGCCCATGATCTTAACTGCAAGCTAAACTTACAGGGTCGTCTGAGAATCTCTGTTCTTCCCTGTGCAGTTGAAACAATCAATGTGGCTGTACTTTTGTTGTAAGACCTGGCTCTTTCCGACTCGCTGACGTTTGCCATGCTTGTCCTGAGCTTCTCCAGAGAAATGCTGTCTTCTGGCAGGAAAAGATAAAAACGGCTGATATAAATGAGTCACCACACTCGCTATAATTAACAGTGATGCAAGAGCCAGATGCAAAATAAGAGGGGCCTCTGGACCTGACTTTTAGGCTGCCCAAACTTTGAGCTGCACTTCAATGTAAAACAGTCTCCATAGCTAGGCTTCCATCTGTTTGAGACgcattttaaatgaagaaataaaacccGGAATGCATGCAAGCCCCAAGATAATGGAGCTGAGAGGGGCTGCACCAAATTAATCTCCTTATTTACAATTCAAAAACCATACACCAGAACAGAAAGAGAGTTTATAGTTTATAGATAATATAGATCTTTGCTTTCACACTCAGTTGCCCTGGAAAGGCTGAGCAGTTTTCAATCTGCTGAGCTGATTTATAGCAAGTACAGCTGTAAATTCAATTGTACTAGGTGTTCAGCCTATGCCCTCCCAGTGATGTATCTGAACTTTTCAAAAGGACTAGTTGTCATTAACATCtctctattttcttttgctgATCTGGGATGATGGGATGCAATGACAATCTGCTTAAAATAAACCTTAAAACCTTAAAACATAATCACCACATCATCCACAAACCCCATTCAACCACAGCATGAGCACAATCACTCTGTAACACAAGGTGAAGATATTCTCTGTTGCTTCTAGGACATATAAGTCCCTCCTGAAGTTtgacagagagaaataaattgtGGTCAGGACCTGGATAGGCTCACTAGTAGCCGTCGATGTCGGTGGCGTCTTCTCTTACCTGTTTAAAAGAGGCTCAGTGGCCTTGAGATTTGAACACAATACAGCTGATGGAATCTTGCCACTTTCCTTTTGAATAGACTTTAATTGAGAGCAAAGTGAAAAATGCAGGTTACAATTTTAAGTGTTATCATCAATATCTTGTAAGATCAACACCCAGTGATGCATCTAGTACTTATACAGTCCTAATTTTAGTTGTCAAAGAGCAAATCATTATCAGACATATATTTACACAGTAATTTCAAGCAACGGTAAATAATAAATTCCctcccttaaaaaacaaaacacaacacaacacacacacacacacacacacacacacacacacgaccatCTTTAAACAATGGATTTCCTCACCCAGTAAGtctcatttttttcacatatactTGTAGACCCAAAGGTCCTTAAGTTACTTAAAAACAGTCTTATCAGTGGAGATCCTGGACCATcccctattttcttttaaagtcacTTTCATTTTTACAACTTGAAGCCATATACCAGCATGGTTTTTATACACTAAGGACACTCCCAGTGATGAAAATGAATTCCCCTCCATTTGTGCAAGGAGGTATGTacatctataaagacacatatgatTACCACTCAAAAGAGtcaaaaacatacacaaaaaaatctcaGATCTTCATAGTTTCTTAAGAGCAGTGTGCCAGTGTTCACATTGAATTAACTGAATGGTAAAATTCTTTTAGATTTCTATACAGAGGTACTGGTTAGTTCTGATTTTTTCTTCAGCTGCTTGAAATGCATGAGCTTTAAAAGTTGCCTGGCAGAACTACATCCTGCTTTCCAGGTTAGCAGCCTGGCTGACCTCGGGAATGTTAGACAAGATTCACCCCCGATGCCTTGCTCTCTGATTTATTTCTTGCTGTTGCTGTTAGTAAATGGAAACCATGACAAAGTTTACATTAgcagacacatacacatgcccTGGCCTATAAATATTCCATGATAGAAAATGGTACAATAATTCCATCCCCAGCGAAAACGAGcataaaaaaagaagggaagggtcAGGGGGACATGATCAGCTATGGCTCTTCTTACAGTAGAAAATCCACACCAAATGGCAATGGGCTTTTAACTAACCAGACATTGTTAGCTGCTTCTCCAGGGCCTGTGAGTCAACTAAAAGTAGGCAGGGCAGAGACCAACTCTTCCAGGCACACCTGGTAGTTTCCAGAAGCACCGGTATCTTGTCTTGGAAGTTGGATGAAGAAGATCAACTGAAGTTTCCTTTTTAGTGAGGAGGAGTGGAGAGTCAGACTTGAAAGCAGTTCACACACTGTGCTGCCTGGGACACTGAACGGTCCCCGAGGGAGACCCCTCAAAGCGCCAGCTGGAGTTTGGTCATGTTTCTCTGATGCATGTTGTGATGGCGGACTAATTCATCTGACCGGGCAAACTTTTTCTGACAACTTGGCCACCGACAGCTGAAGGGCTTTTCACCTGTTGACACAATTGCCAGTCAGAGACACTTGCAACAAAGAGACAGGCACAAGTTCAACTATCAAGGCCCGAGTGAAGTCATCACAAGGCACCCACTCTGAATTTCCCATCATTCTGTCCCTGAGCTAACCAACTGAGCTCATTTCCCAGGCAGCCTTGAAACAGCAGCACCTCTTGGGGCTTTAAGGATCGAAATATTGTAAAAAGTTATATTCTTAGGTCAGAAAACTTGGAAAGTGGGAGATAAAGAATGAGTCAAGTTGGGGGAAATGTCTGAGCAATTCATAATTAAGGGGAAAAACGTTTGTTTCAGTCTCTGCTGATAGAATGTTTTGTGAACTGTGTAAATTTCTCCCCCTTGTTGAGTAAGTTGGGAACTGAGATGAACTGGGCTGCAGAAGCCTCTGGGTCATCTACCCTGGGTATTACTGAGTGATCACTGTCCAGGGATCTCAGCTGTGACTGAAGCTTTTAACACTTCTATCTGTGTAGATACCCTGGATGGGCTggatactttaaaataaatcactGATACCAGTTTACATgttatgtgttgtttttttttttctcttaaagtgTTACTGAGAGCATAATCCTGTTATATGGAAGATTCTAGTTGGGGCGTGGTTCTTAGATTTTTAATAAGCTTGCCAAAAGATTGAGGCTTCTCCACCCAAAGAGCCCTCAGACATTCTTTCCAAGCCTCATTCTCATTAGGGAGAATAACTACCATTTATTTGATGCTTAACATATGCCAAGCCTTGTGCTGGGcttcacacacgcacacacacaacctCATGTACTCCTTACAACTGCCCGTAGGGGAAGCGTTATTATCCCCACTCTACAGATGAGGTAGGACATCTATTGAGGGCAGATCCAGGCAGAACTCAAATCTCCAGGTCTGTCGAATTCCAGAGCCCGTGCTCTTCCCTGTATCACACCTCCCAGGCCTAGCCATGATGGAAAAGCAGCTGCAGCTCCATCTTAAGGAAGAATGCACAGAAGCTAAACCCTGTGCCACCTGACGGATCTTCTCAGATACTGCTGGTCCCACTTGGCCTTCTCTGAGAACTACTGGTTTGGACAAGCACTGAGAAATGTCCCAGGAGGGCTGGTGTCCCAGGGTCAGACTGGAGGCCAATCAAATGTGGTATTAAACAGTCTGCTGGCAAAACAGGTCATGTCACACTTACTTGGGGAGTGTGACAGCCGTGTCAAAGGGACTATAACACTTTGCCACCGAATTATGAGCTCAGGACTAAGTTAAAGAAGCATCAAAGGCACCTGAGGAAGGGAAGCAAGATCCCATCCTGCCAACCATGGGCCACAGGTGCCTTGGCTCTGTTTTTAAATGCAGCCAATTTGGGCGAAGAATCTGGGGCTGCTCAGGGGTTTGTGATGTCATGTTTTCCTTCACTCGCTGTTCCTCTGCTCTTCCTGGCCTGGCTCTCACTCTCCAACCCCACCTCCAGCAGTGCTGTTAAGGGCTGGCTCCTAATGGACTAATCCCAACCCTGTCTCTTGTCATCTTCATTCCTCTCAGTCTCTCAGTGGTGTTCAGCTTTGCTGACTTTGATTCTCTACTTGACTCTCCATGCTCCCTGGACTGCAGAGTAAATATCTGCCCCTTCTCCAATAAAGAAGCAAGTGGGACAAGGTGGGCTGGAAGCAGACAGAACTGGATTTGCTccttactagctttgtgactttaGATAAGCCATTGAATTATtattgcctcagtctcctcatctgtaagatgggaataaAACATGcctacctcatttttttttgtttgttttgttttgttttgttttgagacagggtcttgctctgttgcttgggttggagtacagtggtgggatcacagctcactgcagcctcagcctcccaagcaaggTCTAGTGAgcgtcctacctcagcctcccccaaatagctgggactataggtccacaccaccatgcccagctagtttttgtattttttgtagagacagggttttgccatgttgcccaggctagtcttgaactcctgggctcaagtgatccacccacctcatcccaaatagctgggattacaggcatgagccaccacagccggtCCTACCTTACTCTACTTACAAGCATGTTGTGAAGATAGACTTAGATAAGCTAAATATTAACGCTCTTTCCAAAGGTAGAAAATATGCAACAAAGGTGgtgctatttttattatgaatcaCACCAGCCTTGCAGAAAGCAAAAACCTTCAGCAGCCAGTAAATGAATGCCCTATTCTCCTCTCTGTACTAGTATGAAGGAAATAATATCCACACACTGATACTGGTCCAGCAGAAACCAAGACCGCTCCTGGTGCATTAACTTTTAACAGAGCAAGGACTCAGTTCTCTGAAAATAGTGCCATTAAACATGTGCTCtcagaagaataaatatttggCTTGCTAGAATTTCTGCTGCTTTTCTGTAAAGTTGATTATCGTATCAAAGAGAGTAACAAAATGTGTGATGCAACAAACTGGAAACAGTAGGGACCTGGCTTatctcttcattttcattctgcaCACTCCAGCCATTCTTTTCccatctttctccttctctgtatttccaccctccccttctttaaaaaatgttattatttattatttaaagataGCCACGCACTATTCCTTCTCTCAACTGAGTCTAAACCTTAGAACTTTTACACTAGTCTTTTCCAATCCCTCTCATCACAATTTCATTCcacaatagtttaaaaaaataatgaaaaataaatgtgaagaaaagTTTACGCACTTGTTTTACCTGTATGAGTCCTGGTGTGGGTCTTCAGGTGGTCGGACCGGGAGAACTTTCGCTGACAAGTTTTACACTGGAATGGTTTCACACCTAAATGGACAGAGAAGGTCTAGCCTCGGCCCTAACAATGTGGGCACAGTGAGGCCCACAAGGCTGACTTCCGGCAGCTGGAGGAGCCCAGCATTTCCTGCCATGCCTGCAATGTCTGCATCTGCCTCACCCTTAGATTTCCCCAGTCCCCCAGGCCCAACAAGAATCACTGATTCTGCACAGTAATCTTCAAGGACCTGCTTCTGTCTTGGGAACAACCATTCCTTAACCACAGAGGTCCAGCTTCTCACCAGCTGGAAGATCTCAGCTGTGTCAGAGACAGGAAAAGTGAATCACACGCTACAAATTGGATTCCGCTCTCCATCACCCTCATTCTTTGCTGATGCTCAGTGTATCATCAGCCCACTGCTAGTGGGATCTCACTGTTCTGTGGTTTgcaggggaaatgtggggtgtttccttttctttctttttctttatttaagagGAGGAACATCTCCAGAGATTATGGGGGGAAAATACTGGAAAAACTAAACACATGGCTGACTCTCTCATTCATATTCAACAACAAAGAGAATCATGAAATCAACCCTAGCCCAAGGGAACACAGCTGCCAGCAATGAGAAGTGAACCTACAAACCTGTATGTCTCCTTTGGTGTCTTTTGAGCTGGTCTGAACGAGAAAACCTTCGTTCACAGTCCTTGAAGTCACACTGGTATGGTTTCTCACCTTGGGGAAGACACATATTCTATTTGAAAATGATACTGGAAAAGGGGATCTCATTAAAGGCAACCTCTCCTACTAGGACTGAACAGATCCCAAAATGCCTAAGGCACTTCGCTGGAGCTTGTTAGGGTAGGATGATCCCCAACTTGCAAGTTACAAATGAATGGGAGCTCAGGGGCCAGAGGATTCTGCCCCAAGGCTCACATCTAGctctgccattaaaaaaaaaaaaaaagccctgggtGAGGTGTGGTTTCTTTATTGTAAAATGGGTCCAATAATCCAACAACTTTAAAGGATTTATGACCTTCACATAAAGGGctcagcccagagcctggcataGAAGGCGTGCTCAAAAACtattagcaaataaaaaacaaaatctttaacTCCCAGGCAGAATCTGAGGCAGaattctgggatgcatgtgcCTTGAGGTCAACCTCATGAAATAAGAGTTTTATGTTTTAGGGCCCAAAGATCTGGTGTTCTTTGCTACTGACTCCTTGTTCTTGCATCAAGCAAATATGACTCCATGGTTGTGAGACCCTCAAAACACACCAAAAGCACTGAGAAAGTTTTTGGTGTGCTTTATCCAAGAGAAGTCAGTAGTGGGATTACCCAACCTCCTGTCTCAGAATGGAGAAGCCTCACCCCTGTCCTCACTAGAGAAAGTTCAGCCAAATACTGGGACCTGAGCCCCAAGAGAAGTGAGCAACCCCAGGCCTTCCCACCTTCTTAGGAGAATCCTGAGTCACAGGCATCTGGGATGGAAACAAGCCATTCTAGAATCAGTCAGGTCTTTCTGTTGCAAAGGCAGCCCCCTGTTACCTTTCCAATCTCAAAGCCTGGGCTATTTCCCTCATGAATCTCTATTCCCCACTATGCCAGAGCTCACATCCTGAAGTCCTCCTTGCACTCTGCTCACACTAAATGTCCCCCATCCCTATCTCCACATCGAAAAGTCTCCTGGGTGTCTCCTTCTTCTGCAATGCCTGCTTGGAAACTGCATGGGCcaatttcccttccttccctcattaCGACATTTATTCCAGGCTGTCTAATGTGGTGAGCTGTGTCTGGGTCTACAATTCTACAATTCTTCAATGGGTTGGAAAATCCTAAGGGCTggagcctttttatttttattttttctcagagacagagtctctctctgttgcccagactaaagCGCAGTGGTGTGagcctagctcactgcagcctcgaaaccgtgggcacaagcaatcctcctacctcagcctcctgagtagctgggactacaggcatacaccagcacacttggctaaatttttaaaaatattttttttagagacagggtctcactatattgcccaggctggtcttgaaccccttaagcaatcctcccgcctacGCCTCCCAacatactgggattacaggtgtgagccactgcacctggcccctttctTTGTATTTGTATCCAGGTTGGTGCCTTATGTTTCACCTCTGTGAGCTGGAGAAGATGTTACCCCTATTGAGTCTGatttccttcccctgcctttGAGCTTCTGCTCATCTATCACTTTCTCTGCCCAAACTACCAGCCTCCACTGGCTAACCCAAGCTGTTCTTCCTCTGAGAAACTTTCTCGGATGACCTTAGTTCAAACTGATACCCTCCAAACCCCTCGGTACCTCCTGTCTCTGATTTAGTACATGATCATGTACTCTCTCAgtcacttttcatttctttatatcctaGCTCCCAAACAAACCAGGAACTCTTTGAGAAGGAGGATTATAACCTGCAGTTAAAAAGAAGGAGTTTGAGTCCTCTTTCTGCTATATCCTATACTCTTCATAAATGTTTTGtgagtgaggattaaatgaaatatacatgTAGAGAGCCTGACACCCAAAAAGTACTTAATATAACAGTCTGTACtgttgttataaataaataagaaaatattgctCTCTTTCAAGGGGGACTGTAGGATTGTTAAATACCAACCTGCCCTCATCTTCTGCAAGGAAGAGTTTCTTAAAGGCTCCAGTGGGTCTGGGGTTTTGGCTGTCTTGTTCACTGCCTTCCCTTCACACAGTTGTCTAACCCTCACTGCATTCTAAGTGCTTCTCTCTCACTAAAAGTTTCTACAACCATATTGCCTTCATTTATTCCCTTGCATTTTTCAGGCAGGACTTTACTTTCTCGTTTTCCTTATAACCTTGACAGTCACTTTTCAAATGATCCCATTTGGGGAAATGTGTAAAAACATAACATGCCACTGGTCCCCTCCTTTTTAGCCTCAAAGTCTGTGGCCCACTGAGTGCAAACTCAGATTGACACCAGAATTGCATCCTCTGGACACAGTGAATTAGCAAATTTCAATGGTCCAAGGAAATCTGAATGCAGCTCACTTTTTTCTCCAGCTTCCCAAGAGCAAAATCAGCAGTAATAACACAGTTGCAACAGTGATCCTATAATAATGCTGTTCTTCGATTGTGGAAAAGGCAGCAGTAGCTCCTCTGTAGGAAAACCTGGGTTTTACCACACTCCCACACTCCCACCTAGTGCCCACAAGGCCCAGAGTAAACGTTCTGTGACATGGCTGTCCACATTCAAGGTGGCCAACACCAAACAATGCCAGTTCTCTGTTTCCCAGAAGCAGCCTCTCTGACCTGGGGGAAAATCCAGTTTCATTGGCGTATCTTCAAAGATAAAAAatcatcatctctctctctccttttttttttttttggcagagtcttgctctgtcgcccaggctggagtacagtggtaagatctca from Homo sapiens chromosome 11, GRCh38.p14 Primary Assembly encodes:
- the WT1 gene encoding Wilms tumor protein isoform G (isoform G is encoded by transcript variant 7), with product MCAYPGCNKRYFKLSHLQMHSRKHTGEKPYQCDFKDCERRFSRSDQLKRHQRRHTGVKPFQCKTCQRKFSRSDHLKTHTRTHTGKTSEKPFSCRWPSCQKKFARSDELVRHHNMHQRNMTKLQLAL